The sequence TTAAATTCACTTTCTACTCTATCATATGCATCTTTAGACTCTGTGTCTAAAAACTTCATTGTATAAAGTCTTGCTAATAAAAAACTTCTAATTGCATTTCCTGTAATATATGAAGCTTCATGATCTTGCTCATTTTTTGTTACATTAAAAATAGATGATAAAATAACTTCAATTTTTTTACCATTTACATTTAAAATAGTAGTTAAAATTTTATCTTTATCTTTTGTATATTTTATTACTTTAGAAAAACCCTCTTTATATGTAATTAAATTCTTCTGTATTTCTACTATTTTAGAAGCACGATTTGGTTGTATTATCTCTTTTTTTGCTATATCAATAATATTGAATATCTTTTTATAAGATTTTTCAAAGTCATCTATATTTTTTTGAGAGTCTGCATTTAAGTATTTAATGACACTAATTCTTGCATCTAAAACATTTCCTTCTATTCGTGTAGAGAGAACAGTATCTTTTGCCATTGCCCTATATGATGTAAATCCATCAGCTGATTCATTAATTGAATATATGCTA is a genomic window of Arcobacter sp. F2176 containing:
- a CDS encoding MCP four helix bundle domain-containing protein; this encodes MFKNMTIKMKLIASFITIVILIVCLAVYSIYSINESADGFTSYRAMAKDTVLSTRIEGNVLDARISVIKYLNADSQKNIDDFEKSYKKIFNIIDIAKKEIIQPNRASKIVEIQKNLITYKEGFSKVIKYTKDKDKILTTILNVNGKKIEVILSSIFNVTKNEQDHEASYITGNAIRSFLLARLYTMKFLDTESKDAYDRVESEFNILSNNLMRLKSTIKNSNRITQLNELLDLIQIYTKGVKEVYDDTLKKREIVEEKINVIGPKIADLSEEVKLSIRAEQDLIGPAVQKLNSNIKLLITIISIIILTLAIFLAIALPRNIANLLNTFQEGLIDFFKYLNR